In one window of Primulina tabacum isolate GXHZ01 chromosome 8, ASM2559414v2, whole genome shotgun sequence DNA:
- the LOC142553833 gene encoding uncharacterized protein LOC142553833 isoform X1, translating into MVEEGRSNSSYGGSPCPICLDSVTQESYLDRCFHKFCYDCIVRWNTIVASKHSSTPSSLKCPMCKVENISIIYGYDGSFFQRHYVNKCFGNSEFFSESHRYRLKCYYTEPGNLDDKLQVSHYWKFRKYLQPNSWLHDWLRREIQAVMQEEDVDIIVHYVLGVIDSLRRDTSKHLTMLAEMVREEFRMIVSKAVKPFITGRTERFVNELELFLASGLTIDAFDEVYMEHLGWKSNETRENEQGETLEHIPAVPCLYIFDEDSDEN; encoded by the exons ATGGTGGAAGAGGGAAGAAGCAACTCCTCTTACGGTGGGAGTCCTTGTCCCATTTGCCTGGATTCCGTCACTCAAGAATCCTACTTGGACCGATGTTTTC ATAAATTTTGCTATGATTGCATTGTAAGATGGAACACTATAGTAGCAAGCAAACACTCTTCTACACCTTCATCATTGAAGTGTCCTATGTGCAAG GTAGAAAATATCTCCATAATTTATGGATACGACGGAAGTTTTTTTCAACGACATTATGTTAACAAGTGTTTCGGGAATAG TGAGTTCTTTTCAGAATCGCACAGATATAGATTGAAATGCTACTACACTGAACCAG GTAATCTAGATGACAAACTACAAGTCTCGCATTATTGGAAGTTTCGCAAGTATCTTCAGCCGAATAGTTGGCTTCATGACTGGTTGAGAAGGGAAATTCAGGCAGTAATGCAG GAGGAAGATGTAGACATTATCGTGCATTACGTGCTTGGTGTGATCGACTCATTGAGAAG AGATACTTCAAAACATTTGACAATGTTGGCTGAGATGGTGCGAGAAGAGTTCCGAATGATAGTATCTAAAGCAGTCAAACCTTTCATAACTGGTAGAACAGAAAGGTTTGTTAATGAATTGGAATTGTTTCTAGCATCGGGACTGACTATCGACGCTTTTGATGAGGTCTATATGGAGCATTTAGGTTGGAAATCTAAtgaaacaagagagaatgaaCAAGGTGAAACTCTTGAGCATATACCAGCAGTTCCATGCTTGTACATCTTTGATGAAGACTCTGATGAAAATTGA
- the LOC142553833 gene encoding uncharacterized protein LOC142553833 isoform X2 gives MFSYVFIYKFCYDCIVRWNTIVASKHSSTPSSLKCPMCKVENISIIYGYDGSFFQRHYVNKCFGNSEFFSESHRYRLKCYYTEPGNLDDKLQVSHYWKFRKYLQPNSWLHDWLRREIQAVMQEEDVDIIVHYVLGVIDSLRRDTSKHLTMLAEMVREEFRMIVSKAVKPFITGRTERFVNELELFLASGLTIDAFDEVYMEHLGWKSNETRENEQGETLEHIPAVPCLYIFDEDSDEN, from the exons ATGTTTTCGTACGTTTTTATCT ATAAATTTTGCTATGATTGCATTGTAAGATGGAACACTATAGTAGCAAGCAAACACTCTTCTACACCTTCATCATTGAAGTGTCCTATGTGCAAG GTAGAAAATATCTCCATAATTTATGGATACGACGGAAGTTTTTTTCAACGACATTATGTTAACAAGTGTTTCGGGAATAG TGAGTTCTTTTCAGAATCGCACAGATATAGATTGAAATGCTACTACACTGAACCAG GTAATCTAGATGACAAACTACAAGTCTCGCATTATTGGAAGTTTCGCAAGTATCTTCAGCCGAATAGTTGGCTTCATGACTGGTTGAGAAGGGAAATTCAGGCAGTAATGCAG GAGGAAGATGTAGACATTATCGTGCATTACGTGCTTGGTGTGATCGACTCATTGAGAAG AGATACTTCAAAACATTTGACAATGTTGGCTGAGATGGTGCGAGAAGAGTTCCGAATGATAGTATCTAAAGCAGTCAAACCTTTCATAACTGGTAGAACAGAAAGGTTTGTTAATGAATTGGAATTGTTTCTAGCATCGGGACTGACTATCGACGCTTTTGATGAGGTCTATATGGAGCATTTAGGTTGGAAATCTAAtgaaacaagagagaatgaaCAAGGTGAAACTCTTGAGCATATACCAGCAGTTCCATGCTTGTACATCTTTGATGAAGACTCTGATGAAAATTGA